DNA sequence from the Acidobacteriota bacterium genome:
GGCTCACGAAGAGTGGACTTGTCGCCTGGCTGAGCGGCGCCCGGCAGCGAGTGGGTTTCCGCGGTGGACCGGCGCTGGGCAGCCGCGAACTGAACCGCCTGTTCCTGAACCACCGCTTCGCCGTCCCCCCAGCGGTGACTCACGTCGTAGACCGCAACCTGGCGCTGGTCCGCTCCTCGGGATTGGCCGACCAAGACCCCATCGCGGAGTGGCGGCTGCCTGACTACGCCCAGCGCGAAGCGCTCGTCTTCCTCGAGCGCCACGGCCTTCGCGCCGGCGGCTATGCGGTCGTATCGCCGGGAACGATCTGGCGCACGAAGCGCTGGCCAGAGGGCTACTTTGCAGTCGCGGTGCGGCGTCTGTCGCGTGACCGCGGCTTGCCGGTCGTCGTCGTCTGGGCGGACGAGGGTGAACGGCGGTCGGCGGAGACGATCGTGGCCAACGCCGGGACCGGCTTGCCAGTCCTGCTTGCACCGCCGACCGATCTGCGCGATCTGGCAACCCTGTTGCGACACGCGGCTCTGTTTCTGGGCTGTGACTCGGGTCCGGCCCACCTGGCGGCGGCACTCGACGTTCCGTGCGTCTCCGTGTTCGGGCCGACGGATCCATCCAGGAACGGTCCCTACGGACCGAGGTCGGCTTCCGTACGGCTCGATCAGCGGCTGGAGTGCCAGCCGTGCTGGCGCCGCACCTGCAGCCGCGGCGACTTCGCGTGCATGGAGCGGTTGGATCCCGACCCCGTGGTCGAGGAGTGCCTGGCGAGACTCGACGCACGGTAGCGCCGGCCGGGAATGTGGTGCGCCCGAAGGGATTCGAACCCCTGACCTACGGCTCCGGAGGCCGTCGCTCTATCCAGCTGAGCTACGGGCGCGTGAACGGGAGGATGCTGAGAGAAGGAAGATGGGGTGGGTGAGGGGACTTGAACCCCCAACCACTTGAACCACAATCAAGCGCTCTACCGGTTGAGCTACACCCACCAGACATTCCGATCAAGGACTCCAAGATGATTGGCCTGCCTGGAGGGACTCGAACCCCCGACCCGCGGCTTAGAAGGCCGCCGCTCTATCCAGCTGAGCTACAGGCAGACGAAAGCGACAGGGTAGCCGAGGCCTGAGCATGCGAGCGATATCGGGGCGCCCAGATTTGAACTGAGGACCCCCTGCGCCCAAGGCAGGTGCGCTACCAGACTGCGCCACGCCCCGACAGGCAGGCGCCGGAGTGTAGCAGCACGCCGATGCTCAGAGAACCTCCAGCGGGGCATAGCGGCGGACCAGCTTCCGTTTGCCGGCCTTGTCGAAGAAGACCGTCAGCTTGGCGTTTTCTCCCTGGCCGTCGAGATGTAGAACGACGCCCTTGCCCAGCGTGGCGTGACGGACATAGGCACCCGGCCGCAAGCCCCCCCCTGCCGGCTTGAACGGCCCGCCCGCCGGCGGCCGCCTTCCGCTCGGGGGCGCCGGCGGCCGGTACCGGCCACCCGCGGTGCGATCGGCGCCGAAGAAGCTGCGTACACCCGCGGTGCGCGGTCCGGCGTAGATCTCCGGGCTCTGGGCGGTTTCCATGAGTTCTTCCGGCACATCGATGAGGAAGGGTGAGGGCTGCTGATCCTGGAACACGCCGGCGACCATCCGGCGGCGGCAGCCGCTCAGGAACAACCGCCGCTCGGCACGGGTCATGCCGACGTAGAACAGCCGCCTCTCCTCCTCGATGTCCCGCGCGCCGCCACCGGCGTGGAAGTGCGGCAGCAGACCGTCCTCGAGCCCCGTCACGAAGACGGCCTCGTACTCCAGGCCCTTGGCACTGTGGAGGGTCATGACGGCGACGCCGAGTTCCGCGTTCAGTCCGTCCGTGTCGCTGACCAGGGAGACGTAGTCGAGGAAGTTCGTCAGCGGACTCGTCGACGGCTCCTCGTCCGTCTCGTCGGCGCCCGGACCCAGCGGATCGTCGAGGGTCGGGACCGCCGCGGTCGGGACGCGCGCGGGCAGGTCGCTGAAGCCGTGCAGGGCCTGGAAGTCCCGTGCCGACGAAACCAGTTCGCCGAGGTTGTCCAGCCGCTCGCGCCCTTCCTCGTCGCCCTTGCCGTACAGGTTCTCGAACCCGGCCGCGACGATCGTCCCCCGCACGAGTTCCGCCAGCGGCTGACGCTCCGCTTCCTTCCGCAGCGCCTCGATCAGACCCCGGAAGTCATCGACCGCACGCCGGTTCCGCGCCGGCAGCTCCTGTAGCGGGTCGAGCCGGATCGCGTCCCACAGCGAGTGGCCCATCTTCGCCGCGCGGGCCAGCAGGAGTTCCTCGGTCCTGCGGCCGATGCCGCGCCGCGGTGGGTTCAGGATCCGGCGCAGAGACAGGTTGTCCCGGGGATTGCTGATCACGCGAAGGTACGCCGCCAGGTCCCTGACCTCGGCGCGCTCGTAGAAGCGGACGCCAGCGACCAGGCAGTATGGAACCTCGCTGCGAAGCAGCTGGTCCTCGATCGCCCGCGTCTGGGCGTTGGTTCGCACGAGAACCGCCATGTCGCCGAACTCGTGGCCGTCATCGCGAAGCGCCGCGACCTGCCGGACCACCCAACGCGCCTCGTCCTCGTGGTCGGCGGCAAAGAAGAGCTGCAACGGATCGCCAGCACCCCGATCCGTCCACAGCGTCTTGCCGCGCCGCTCCTGGTTGCGGGCAATGACGGCGCCCGAGGCATCAAGAATGTTCTGTGTCGAGCGATAGTTGCGCTCCAGCTTGCGGACACAGGAGCCCGGGAAGTGACGTTCGAAGCGCAGCAGGTTGTCGATCTCGGCGCCCCGCCAGCCGTAGATGCTCTGGTCCTCGTCGCCGACCGCGGTCAACCCGGAAACCGAGCCGTCGGGCCCCTGAACGAGGCGCCGAATCAACTCGAGCTGCGCCGCATTCGTGTCCTGGAACTCGTCCACTAGCAGGTGACGAAAGCGTCCCCGAACGCGCGCACCGATGTCTTCCTCCTCGCGCAGCACCCGCACCGCGAGCGCGATCAGATCGTCGAAGTCGACGCCGCCAGCCCGGCGCAGCTCAGCCTGGTAACGCCGGTAGACGGCGGCGACATGGCGGTCGAAGAAGTCCTCGGCCTCGCGCTCGAACGCGGCGGGAGTGAGCAACCGGTTCTTGGCCGCGCTGATCCGTCCCTGGACCGCGCGAGGTTGAAACGTCTGTTCGTCCAGGTCTTCCGTCTGAAGAGCCGCCTTGATGAGCCGCAACTGGTCGGGAGCATCCACGATCGCGAAGTCGGACTGGAGCCCGACGCGGTCCCCATAGCGGCGCAGCAGGCGCACGCAGAACCGGTGGAAGGTGCCGACGAAGACATTTGCGTCGCCGCCGACCAGGTCGAGGACGCGCTCGCGCATCTCGTCCGCGGCCTTGTTGGTGAAGGTCACCGCCGCGATCCGCCAGGGCTCGACTTCCATCTCGGCGATCAGCCAGGCGATCCGGTAGGTGATGACGCGAGTCTTCCCCGACCCGGCACCGGCGATCACGAGCTGCGGCCCACCTTCGTGGGTGACCGCCGCCAGCTGCTCCGCGTTCAGGTGGGAACGGAAGTCCACATCCGTCATCGCGGCCGGCGCTTGATGTTCTTCTGACGCGCCCGGCCGACGGCCAGGGTCTCCTCCGGCACATCCCGGGTGATCACCGAACCGGCACCGGTGTAGCCCCCGGCGCCGACCTCGACGGGTGCGATCAGGATCGTGTCGCTGCCGACGAACGCTCCTTCGCCGATCACCGTCCGGTTCTTCGTCTTGCCGTCGTAGTTGCAGGTGATGACCCCGGCGCCGATGTTGGCTCCCGCCCCCACCGACGAGTCGCCCAGGTAGGCGAGATGGGATGCCTTGACGCCCGGTCCGAGGGTGGACTTCTTGACCTCGACGAAGTTGCCGACCCGCGCGCCCTCCTCCAGGATCGCCTCCGGCCGAAGGCGGGCAAAGGGGCCGACGCTGCAGCGCGAGGCGACACGGGCACCGTCCAGCACCGAATAGGGCAGCACGTCCACCTCGTCGGCGAGAACGGTGTCGCGGAGCCAGACGCCCGCGTGGATGATGCAATCACGCCCCACGCGGCTGGCGCCCAGCAGGGTGACGCCCGGGTGAAGGACCGAGTCCTGCCCGACGGTCACGCCGGCATCCACCCACAAGCTCTCGGGATC
Encoded proteins:
- a CDS encoding glycosyltransferase family 9 protein, with translation MTTTEKPTRRLRVLLVRLSAIGDCLHAVPVAAALRRAHPDAFIGWAIQEPSATLLRGCPGVDRFHIYPRRTRGIAARFEAFSRFRRELRSCRYDAAIDVQGLTKSGLVAWLSGARQRVGFRGGPALGSRELNRLFLNHRFAVPPAVTHVVDRNLALVRSSGLADQDPIAEWRLPDYAQREALVFLERHGLRAGGYAVVSPGTIWRTKRWPEGYFAVAVRRLSRDRGLPVVVVWADEGERRSAETIVANAGTGLPVLLAPPTDLRDLATLLRHAALFLGCDSGPAHLAAALDVPCVSVFGPTDPSRNGPYGPRSASVRLDQRLECQPCWRRTCSRGDFACMERLDPDPVVEECLARLDAR
- a CDS encoding UvrD-helicase domain-containing protein — protein: MTDVDFRSHLNAEQLAAVTHEGGPQLVIAGAGSGKTRVITYRIAWLIAEMEVEPWRIAAVTFTNKAADEMRERVLDLVGGDANVFVGTFHRFCVRLLRRYGDRVGLQSDFAIVDAPDQLRLIKAALQTEDLDEQTFQPRAVQGRISAAKNRLLTPAAFEREAEDFFDRHVAAVYRRYQAELRRAGGVDFDDLIALAVRVLREEEDIGARVRGRFRHLLVDEFQDTNAAQLELIRRLVQGPDGSVSGLTAVGDEDQSIYGWRGAEIDNLLRFERHFPGSCVRKLERNYRSTQNILDASGAVIARNQERRGKTLWTDRGAGDPLQLFFAADHEDEARWVVRQVAALRDDGHEFGDMAVLVRTNAQTRAIEDQLLRSEVPYCLVAGVRFYERAEVRDLAAYLRVISNPRDNLSLRRILNPPRRGIGRRTEELLLARAAKMGHSLWDAIRLDPLQELPARNRRAVDDFRGLIEALRKEAERQPLAELVRGTIVAAGFENLYGKGDEEGRERLDNLGELVSSARDFQALHGFSDLPARVPTAAVPTLDDPLGPGADETDEEPSTSPLTNFLDYVSLVSDTDGLNAELGVAVMTLHSAKGLEYEAVFVTGLEDGLLPHFHAGGGARDIEEERRLFYVGMTRAERRLFLSGCRRRMVAGVFQDQQPSPFLIDVPEELMETAQSPEIYAGPRTAGVRSFFGADRTAGGRYRPPAPPSGRRPPAGGPFKPAGGGLRPGAYVRHATLGKGVVLHLDGQGENAKLTVFFDKAGKRKLVRRYAPLEVL